One stretch of Kogia breviceps isolate mKogBre1 chromosome 18, mKogBre1 haplotype 1, whole genome shotgun sequence DNA includes these proteins:
- the ZNF784 gene encoding zinc finger protein 784 has translation MAAARPEPPSPSSAAPEPRSPEPPDLVLVPDDSRPATPPSDLIEIQVVKVTDTTLVPEPPEPGSLHCALCPAVFRLVSELLFHEHGHLAGAEGGGQGGGDPSRCHVCGHSCPGPASLRAHYSLHTGERPYRCPLCPRAFKALAPLLRHQRRHGGEPGTSQRPPEAAAAQERRPGVPQERSEVVMAAAAAGAAVGKPFACRFCAKPFRRSSDMRDHERVHTGERPYHCGVCGKGFTQSSVLSGHARIHTGERPFRCALCDRTFNNSSNFRKHQRTHFHGPGPGLGDAGSQLASGAEGSGSGCGAGNTLEEGRGETAQVKVEVDQ, from the exons ATGGCCGCTGCGCGCCCGGAGCCCCCGAGTCCGAGCTCAGCGGCCCCGGAGCCGAGATCCCCGGAGCCTCCGGACCTG GTCCTGGTGCCGGATGATAGCCGCCCGGCCACCCCCCCGAGTGACCTCATCGAGATCCAGGTGGTGAAGGTGACGGACACCACGCTGGTACCTGAGCCCCCGGAGCCAGGTTCTCTCCACTGTGCCTTGTGCCCAGCCGTCTTCCGGCTGGTCTCCGAGCTGCTGTTCCACGAACACGGCCACCTGGCGGGGGCCGAGGGTGGCGGGCAGGGCGGGGGGGACCCAAGCCGGTGTCATGTGTGTGGCCACAGCTGCCCAGGCCCCGCCAGCCTCCGTGCCCACTACAGCCTGCACACGGGAGAGCGGCCCTACCGCTGCCCGCTCTGTCCCCGGGCCTTCAAGGCCCTGGCACCTCTGCTGCGGCACCAGCGCCGACACGGGGGGGAGCCGGGCACCTCTCAAAGGCCtccggaggcggcggcggctcaGGAACGGCGGCCCGGGGTGCCCCAGGAGAGGTCGGAGGTGGTGATGGCTGCGGCGGCCGCAGGCGCGGCGGTGGGGAAGCCTTTCGCCTGCAGGTTCTGCGCGAAGCCGTTCCGCCGCTCCTCAGACATGCGAGACCACGAGCGGGTGCACACGGGCGAGCGGCCCTACCACTGCGGCGTGTGCGGCAAGGGCTTCACCCAGTCCTCCGTGCTCAGCGGCCACGCCCGCATCCACACCGGCGAGCGCCCCTTCCGCTGCGCCCTCTGCGATCGCACTTTCAACAACTCCTCCAACTTCCGAAAGCATCAGCGCACCCACTTCCACGGGCCGGGACCGGGGTTGGGAGACGCCGGAAGCCAGCTGGCATCGGGGGCCGAGGGGTCGGGGAGTGGGTGTGGGGCAGGAAACACCCTGGAAGAGGGACGTGGGGAGACCGCCCAGGTGAAGGTGGAGGTGGACCAGTAG
- the ZNF865 gene encoding zinc finger protein 865, producing the protein MEANAAGGGAGGGGSSGLGGEDGVHFQSYPFDFLEFLNHQRFEPMELYGEHAKAVAALPCAPGPPPQPPPQPPPPQYDYPPQSTFKPKAEVPSSSSSSSSSSSSSSSQAKKPDPALPPAFGAPPPPLFDAAFPAPQWGIVDLSGHQHLFGSLKRGGPASGPGATPGLAAPPGTPGPLPAPSQAPPGPAAGAACEPAKDDKGYFRRLKYLMERRFPCGVCQKSFKQSSHLVQHMLVHSGERPYECGVCGRTYNHVSSLIRHRRCHKDVPPAAGGPPQPGAPLAPLGLPAPAPAAAAAAPASASSGPPAAPADGSATPAAPAGLGVPPPAAAAAAAGGDGPFACTLCWKVFKKPSHLHQHQIIHTGEKPFSCSVCSKSFNRRESLKRHVKTHSADLLRLPCGICGKAFRDAAYLLKHQAAHAGAAGPRPVYPCDLCGKSYSAPQSLLRHKAAHAPPAAPDAPKDATASVPQPPPAFPSGPYLLPPDPPATDGEKAAAAAAAVVYGAVPVPLLGAHPLLLGGAGTSGAGASGAGVPGKTFCCGICGRGFGRRETLKRHERIHTGEKPHQCPVCGKRFRESFHLSKHHVVHTRERPYKCELCGKVFGYPQSLTRHRQVHRLQLPCALAGAAGLPASQGAAGACGPGAAAPSGGAADGLSYACSDCGEHFPDLFHVMSHKEAHMAEKPYGCDACGKTFGFIENLMWHKLVHQAAPERLLPPAPGGPQPSDGSSGTDAANVLDNGLAGEVGAAVAALAGVSGGDDASGAAVAGGGGAAGAGPERFSCATCGQSFKHFLGLVTHKYVHLVRRTLGCGLCGQSFAGAYDLLLHRRSHRQKRGFRCPVCGKRFWEAALLMRHQRCHTEQRPYRCGVCGRGFLRSWYLRQHRVVHTGERAFKCGVCAKRFAQSSSLAEHRRLHAVARPQRCGACGKTFRYRSNLLEHQRLHLGERAYRCEHCGKGFFYLSSVLRHQRAHEPPRPELRCPACLKAFKDPGYFRKHLAAHQGGRPFRCSSCGEGFANTYGLKKHRLAHKAEGLGGPGAGTGTLPGKDA; encoded by the coding sequence ATGGAGGCCAACGCAGCGGGCGGCGGCGCCGGgggcggcggcagcagcggcctagGGGGCGAGGACGGGGTTCACTTCCAGAGCTACCCCTTCGACTTCCTGGAGTTCCTCAACCACCAGCGCTTCGAGCCCATGGAGCTGTACGGGGAGCACGCCAAGGCGGTGGCGGCGCTGCCCTGCGCCCCCGGGCCCCCGCCCCAGCCGCCGCCCCAGCCGCCGCCCCCGCAGTACGACTACCCGCCCCAGTCCACGTTCAAGCCCAAGGCCGAGGTGCCCTCCTCATCCTCGTCGTCCTCGTCGTCCTCGTCGTCCTCGTCCTCCCAAGCCAAGAAGCCCGACCCGGCCCTGCCGCCCGCCTTCGGGGCGCCCCCTCCTCCGCTCTTCGATGCCGCCTTCCCGGCCCCGCAGTGGGGCATCGTCGACCTCTCGGGACACCAGCACCTGTTCGGGAGCCTGAAGCGCGGAGGGCCGGCATCCGGGCCGGGGGCGACGCCGGGGCTGGCCGCGCCGCCGGGGACGCCCGGGCCGCTCCCCGCGCCCTCGCAGGCGCCGCCGGGCCCCGCGGCGGGGGCGGCCTGCGAGCCAGCCAAGGACGACAAGGGCTACTTCCGGAGGCTGAAGTACCTGATGGAGCGGCGCTTCCCCTGCGGCGTGTGCCAGAAGTCCTTCAAGCAGTCCTCGCACCTGGTGCAGCACATGCTGGTGCACTCGGGGGAGAGGCCCTACGAGTGCGGCGTCTGCGGCCGCACCTACAACCACGTCTCCAGCCTCATCCGCCACCGCCGCTGCCACAAGGACGTGCCGCCGGCCGCGGGGGGCCCGCCGCAGCCCGGCGCGCCGCTCGCACCGCTGGGCctgcccgcgcccgcgcccgccgccgccgccgccgcccccgcctcgGCCTCCTCCGGCCCCCCGGCCGCGCCCGCCGACGGCAGCGCGACCCCCGCCGCCCCTGCGGGTCTGGGGGTGCCCcctccggcggcggcggcggcggcggcgggcggagACGGCCCGTTCGCCTGCACGCTCTGCTGGAAGGTGTTCAAGAAGCCCAGCCACCTGCACCAGCACCAGATCATCCACACGGGCGAGAAGCCCTTCTCGTGCTCCGTGTGCAGCAAGAGCTTCAACCGCAGGGAGAGCCTCAAGCGGCACGTGAAGACGCACTCGGCCGACCTGCTGCGCCTGCCGTGCGGCATCTGCGGGAAGGCCTTCCGCGACGCTGCCTACCTGCTCAAGCACCAGGCGGCGCACGCGGGCGCGGCGGGGCCGAGGCCCGTGTACCCCTGCGACCTGTGCGGCAAGTCCTACTCGGCGCCCCAGAGCCTGCTGCGGCACAAGGCTGCCCAcgcgccccccgcggcccccgACGCGCCCAAGGACGCGACGGCCTCCGTCCCGCAGCCGCCGCCCGCCTTCCCCTCGGGACCCTACCTCCTACCGCCCGACCCCCCGGCCACGGACGGCGAgaaggcggcggcggccgcggcggcggtGGTGTACGGCGCCGTGCCCGTCCCGCTGCTGGGCGCTCACCCGCTGCTGCTCGGCGGGGCCGGTACCAGCGGGGCTGGAGCCTCGGGCGCCGGCGTCCCCGGCAAGACGTTCTGCTGCGGCATCTGCGGGCGCGGCTTCGGGCGCCGCGAGACCCTGAAGCGCCACGAGCGCATCCACACGGGCGAGAAGCCGCACCAGTGCCCGGTGTGCGGGAAGCGCTTCCGCGAGTCCTTCCACTTGAGCAAGCACCACGTGGTGCACACCCGCGAGCGGCCCTACAAGTGTGAGCTGTGCGGCAAGGTCTTCGGCTACCCGCAGAGCCTCACCCGCCACCGCCAGGTGCACCGGCTCCAGCTGCCCTGCGCCCTGGCCGGGGCCGCCGGCCTCCCCGCCAGCCAGGGCGCGGCGGGGGCCTGTGGCCCGGGCGCGGCGGCCCCGTCCGGGGGCGCCGCCGATGGACTGAGCTACGCCTGCTCGGACTGCGGCGAGCACTTCCCGGACCTCTTCCACGTCATGAGCCACAAGGAGGCGCACATGGCGGAGAAGCCGTACGGCTGCGACGCGTGCGGCAAGACGTTCGGCTTCATCGAGAACCTCATGTGGCACAAGCTGGTCCACCAGGCCGCTCCCGAGCGCCTGCTCCCGCCCGCGCCCGGCGGCCCCCAGCCCTCGGATGGCTCCAGCGGCACCGATGCGGCCAACGTGCTAGACAACGGTCtggccggggaggtgggggcggccGTGGCGGCGCTGGCGGGGGTGTCTGGCGGCGACGATGCGAGCGGGGCGGCGGTggccgggggcggcggggctgctGGTGCGGGCCCCGAGCGCTTCAGTTGTGCCACGTGCGGCCAGAGCTTCAAGCACTTCCTGGGCCTCGTGACTCACAAGTACGTGCACCTGGTGCGGCGGACCCTGGGCTGTGGCCTCTGCGGCCAGAGCTTCGCGGGTGCCTACGACCTGCTCCTGCATCGCCGCAGCCACCGGCAGAAGCGGGGCTTCCGCTGCCCGGTGTGCGGCAAGCGCTTCTGGGAGGCGGCCCTGCTGATGCGCCACCAGCGCTGCCACACGGAGCAGCGGCCCTACCGGTGCGGCGTGTGCGGCCGAGGCTTCCTGCGCTCCTGGTACCTGCGGCAGCACCGCGTGGTGCACACGGGCGAGCGGGCCTTCAAGTGCGGCGTGTGCGCCAAGCGCTTCGCGCAGTCGTCCAGCCTGGCGGAGCATCGGCGGCTGCACGCGGTGGCCCGGCCCCAGCGCTGCGGCGCCTGCGGCAAGACCTTCCGCTACCGCTCCAACCTGCTGGAGCACCAGCGGCTGCACCTGGGCGAGCGCGCCTACCGCTGCGAGCACTGCGGCAAGGGCTTCTTCTACCTGAGCTCCGTGCTGCGCCACCAGCGCGCGCACGAGCCGCCGCGGCCCGAGCTCCGCTGTCCCGCCTGCCTCAAGGCCTTCAAGGATCCCGGCTACTTCCGTAAGCACCTGGCCGCTCACCAGGGCGGCCGGCCCTTCCGCTGCTCCTCCTGCGGTGAGGGCTTCGCCAACACCTACGGCCTCAAGAAACACCGCCTGGCCCACAAGGCTGAGGGCCTCGGGGGGCCCGGAGCAGGGACGGGCACCTTGCCCGGGAAGGACGCCTGA
- the ZNF524 gene encoding zinc finger protein 524: MDTPSPDPWPSPLPGEEEKPLALPPPVPRGRRGRRPGGATSSNRTLKASLPRKRGRPPKSGQEPPLAQGVTAPVGSGGGGSDLLLIDDQGVPYTVSEGSVAGGPESSGPKKAPHFCPVCLRAFPYLSDLERHSISHSELKPHECKDCGKTFKRSSHLRRHCNIHAGLRPFRCPLCPRRFREAGELAHHHRVHSGERPYQCPVCRLRFTEANTLRRHARRKHPEAMEAPLGPRDPGPEPPWDDEGIPATAGADEEELEGKELA; the protein is encoded by the coding sequence ATGGACACCCCCAGCCCAGACCCGTGGCCTTCGCCTTTGCCTGGGGAGGAAGAGAAACCTCTGGCCTTACCTCCTCCTGTTCCCCGGGGCCGCCGAGGCCGACGTCCCGGGGGGGCCACCTCCTCGAATCGGACTCTCAAGGCCTCCCTCCCTCGCAAGCGGGGCCGCCCCCCCAAGTCGGGGCAGGAGCCCCCACTGGCACAGGGGGTGACAGCCCCGGTGGGCAGCGGCGGTGGTGGCAGTGACCTCCTGTTGATCGATGATCAGGGTGTGCCCTACACAGTCTCTGAAGGGTCAGTAGCAGGCGGGCCCGAGAGCTCTGGCCCTAAGAAGGCCCCGCACTTCTGCCCGGTGTGCCTTCGGGCCTTCCCCTACCTCTCTGACCTGGAGCGCCACAGCATCTCACACTCAGAGCTGAAGCCGCACGAGTGCAAGGATTGCGGCAAGACCTTCAAGCGCTCCAGCCACCTGCGGCGGCACTGCAACATCCATGCCGGCCTTCGGCCcttccgctgcccgctctgccccCGCCGCTTCCGAGAGGCGGGCGAGCTGGCCCACCACCACCGCGTCCACTCTGGGGAGCGCCCCTACCAGTGCCCCGTCTGCCGACTGCGCTTCACCGAGGCCAACACGCTCCGGCGCCATGCCAGACGCAAGCACCCCGAGGCCATGGAGGCACCCCTGGGTCCTCGGGACCCAGGACCGGAACCACCGTGGGACGACGAGGGTATCCCGGCCACTGCAGGGGCCGAtgaggaggagctggaggggaAAGAGCTGGCTtga
- the FIZ1 gene encoding flt3-interacting zinc finger protein 1 isoform X1, which translates to MSALIYVNTRQRRYRREEAARAELVALSLYGAGGHPKPRPFSMPSPKMAPPWLLEPPVAGKGTGKREKGGRRGGGKPRRRGKGGVRGRREPRRKSRGPPGGSDATPAAQNVGAQREVESPHPPVPSSHATMDDAPLTAPPVPAPAPAPAPPAVAPRVPFHCSECGKSFRYRSDLRRHFARHTALKPHACPRCGKGFKHSFNLANHLRSHTGERPYRCSACPKGFRDSTGLLHHQVVHTGEKPYCCLVCELRFSSRSSLGRHLKRQHRGVLPSPLQPGPGLPALSAPCSVCCNVGPCSVCGGAGAGGGEGPEGAGAGPGSWGLAEAAAAAAASLPPFACGACARRFDQGRELAAHWAAHTDVKPFKCPRCERDFNAPALLERHKLTHDLQGPGAPPAQAWLSGAGTGPETAGEGGAAEAGEAQPAWDGRLLPGRAGGAVPELGALLPEGGGEAPAPAAAAEPSEDTLYQCDCGTFFASAAALAGHLEAHSRPATYGCGHCGALYAALAALEEHRRASHGEGGGAEAAAAPAPEREPASGEPASGSGRGRKIFGCSECEKLFRSPRDLERHVLVHTGEKPFPCLECGKFFRHECYLKRHRLLHGPERPFPCHVCGKGFITLSNLSRHLKLHRGMD; encoded by the exons ATGTCTGCCCTCATCTATGTTAACACCCGTCAGCGTCGATACCGCAGGGAGGAGGCCGCGCGCGCTGAGCTCGTTGCCCTTAGTCTGTATGGCGCCGGGGGCCACCCAAAGCCCCGCCCCTTTTCCATGCCCTCACCCAAGATGGCGCCACCCTGGCTTCTCGAACCTCCAGTAGCTGGGAAAGGGacgggaaagagagagaagggagggcgGCGGGGAGGAGGGAAGCCAAGAAGGCGGGGGAAAGGGGGAGTGCGGGGGAGAAGGGAGCCGAGGCGGAAGTCGAGGGGCCCCCCGGGTGGAAGTGACGCTACCCCCGCTGCCCAAAATGTCGGCGCCCAGAGGGAGGT AGAGAGCCCCCACCCGCCAGTGCCCTCGAGCCACGCCACCATGGATGACGCCCCGCTGACAGCGCCCCCGGTCcctgccccggccccggccccggctccACCAGCTGTTGCCCCCCGCGTCCCGTTTCACTGCAGTGAGTGTGGCAAGAGCTTCCGCTACCGCTCGGACCTGCGGCGCCACTTCGCTCGGCACACTGCACTCAAACCCCACGCGTGTCCGCGCTGCGGCAAAGGCTTCAAGCACAGCTTCAACCTGGCCAAccacctgcgctcgcacacaggcgaGCGGCCCTACCGCTGCTCCGCCTGCCCCAAGGGCTTCCGAGACTCCACCGGCCTGCTGCACCACCAG gTCGTCCACACCGGCGAGAAGCCCTACTGCTGCCTAGTCTGCGAGCTCCGCTTCTCTTCGCGCTCCAGCCTGGGCCGCCACCTCAAGCGCCAGCACCGTGGGGTGCTCCCGTCCCCCCTGCAGCCCGGCCCGGGCCTGCCCGCCCTGAGCGCTCCCTGCTCGGTCTGCTGCAACGTGGGGCCCTGCTCGGTGTGCGGGGGCGCGGGGGCTGGCGGCGGAGAGGGCCCGGAGGGGGCGGGCGCGGGCCCGGGGAGCTGGGGGCTGGCGGAGGCGGCGGCCGCCGCGGCGGCCTCGCTGCCTCCGTTCGCGTGCGGAGCTTGCGCGCGGCGCTTCGACCAGGGCCGCGAGCTGGCAGCGCACTGGGCCGCGCACACCGACGTGAAGCCCTTCAAGTGTCCGCGCTGCGAGCGCGACTTCAACGCCCCCGCGCTGCTGGAGCGCCACAAGCTGACCCACGACCTGCAGGGGCCGGGCGCGCCCCCCGCGCAGGCCTGGCTCTCCGGGGCTGGCACCGGGCCCGAGACGGCCGGCGAGGGCGGCGCCGCGGAGGCGGGCGAGGCCCAGCCGGCCTGGGACGGCAGGCTGCTCCCGGGCCGCGCCGGGGGCGCCGTGCCCGAGCTGGGGGCGCTGCTCCCCGAGGGCGGCGGGGAGGCCCCTGCGCCCGCGGCCGCGGCCGAGCCGTCGGAAGACACCCTCTACCAGTGCGACTGCGGGACCTTCTTCGCGTCGGCGGCGGCGCTGGCCGGCCACCTGGAGGCGCACTCGCGGCCCGCGACCTACGGCTGCGGCCACTGCGGCGCCCTCTACGCGGCCCTGGCGGCCCTGGAGGAGCACCGGCGCGCCAGCCACGGCGAGGGCGGCGgcgcggaggcggcggcggcgcccgCCCCGGAGAGGGAGCCCGCGTCTGGGGAGCCTGCGTCCGGCTCGGGCCGCGGCAGGAAGATCTTCGGCTGCTCCGAGTGCGAGAAGCTGTTCCGCTCGCCGCGGGACCTGGAGCGGCACGTGCTGGTGCACACGGGCGAGAAGCCGTTCCCGTGCCTGGAGTGCGGCAAGTTCTTCCGCCACGAGTGCTACCTCAAGCGCCACCGGCTGCTGCACGGCCCCGAGCGGCCCTTCCCCTGCCACGTGTGCGGCAAGGGCTTCATCACGCTCAGCAACCTCTCCAGGCACCTGAAGCTGCACCGGGGCATGGACTGA
- the FIZ1 gene encoding flt3-interacting zinc finger protein 1 isoform X2 — protein sequence MATSLLSPRHHSMRESPHPPVPSSHATMDDAPLTAPPVPAPAPAPAPPAVAPRVPFHCSECGKSFRYRSDLRRHFARHTALKPHACPRCGKGFKHSFNLANHLRSHTGERPYRCSACPKGFRDSTGLLHHQVVHTGEKPYCCLVCELRFSSRSSLGRHLKRQHRGVLPSPLQPGPGLPALSAPCSVCCNVGPCSVCGGAGAGGGEGPEGAGAGPGSWGLAEAAAAAAASLPPFACGACARRFDQGRELAAHWAAHTDVKPFKCPRCERDFNAPALLERHKLTHDLQGPGAPPAQAWLSGAGTGPETAGEGGAAEAGEAQPAWDGRLLPGRAGGAVPELGALLPEGGGEAPAPAAAAEPSEDTLYQCDCGTFFASAAALAGHLEAHSRPATYGCGHCGALYAALAALEEHRRASHGEGGGAEAAAAPAPEREPASGEPASGSGRGRKIFGCSECEKLFRSPRDLERHVLVHTGEKPFPCLECGKFFRHECYLKRHRLLHGPERPFPCHVCGKGFITLSNLSRHLKLHRGMD from the exons ATGGCCACAAGTTTGCTTAGTCCTCGCCACCACTCCATGAG AGAGAGCCCCCACCCGCCAGTGCCCTCGAGCCACGCCACCATGGATGACGCCCCGCTGACAGCGCCCCCGGTCcctgccccggccccggccccggctccACCAGCTGTTGCCCCCCGCGTCCCGTTTCACTGCAGTGAGTGTGGCAAGAGCTTCCGCTACCGCTCGGACCTGCGGCGCCACTTCGCTCGGCACACTGCACTCAAACCCCACGCGTGTCCGCGCTGCGGCAAAGGCTTCAAGCACAGCTTCAACCTGGCCAAccacctgcgctcgcacacaggcgaGCGGCCCTACCGCTGCTCCGCCTGCCCCAAGGGCTTCCGAGACTCCACCGGCCTGCTGCACCACCAG gTCGTCCACACCGGCGAGAAGCCCTACTGCTGCCTAGTCTGCGAGCTCCGCTTCTCTTCGCGCTCCAGCCTGGGCCGCCACCTCAAGCGCCAGCACCGTGGGGTGCTCCCGTCCCCCCTGCAGCCCGGCCCGGGCCTGCCCGCCCTGAGCGCTCCCTGCTCGGTCTGCTGCAACGTGGGGCCCTGCTCGGTGTGCGGGGGCGCGGGGGCTGGCGGCGGAGAGGGCCCGGAGGGGGCGGGCGCGGGCCCGGGGAGCTGGGGGCTGGCGGAGGCGGCGGCCGCCGCGGCGGCCTCGCTGCCTCCGTTCGCGTGCGGAGCTTGCGCGCGGCGCTTCGACCAGGGCCGCGAGCTGGCAGCGCACTGGGCCGCGCACACCGACGTGAAGCCCTTCAAGTGTCCGCGCTGCGAGCGCGACTTCAACGCCCCCGCGCTGCTGGAGCGCCACAAGCTGACCCACGACCTGCAGGGGCCGGGCGCGCCCCCCGCGCAGGCCTGGCTCTCCGGGGCTGGCACCGGGCCCGAGACGGCCGGCGAGGGCGGCGCCGCGGAGGCGGGCGAGGCCCAGCCGGCCTGGGACGGCAGGCTGCTCCCGGGCCGCGCCGGGGGCGCCGTGCCCGAGCTGGGGGCGCTGCTCCCCGAGGGCGGCGGGGAGGCCCCTGCGCCCGCGGCCGCGGCCGAGCCGTCGGAAGACACCCTCTACCAGTGCGACTGCGGGACCTTCTTCGCGTCGGCGGCGGCGCTGGCCGGCCACCTGGAGGCGCACTCGCGGCCCGCGACCTACGGCTGCGGCCACTGCGGCGCCCTCTACGCGGCCCTGGCGGCCCTGGAGGAGCACCGGCGCGCCAGCCACGGCGAGGGCGGCGgcgcggaggcggcggcggcgcccgCCCCGGAGAGGGAGCCCGCGTCTGGGGAGCCTGCGTCCGGCTCGGGCCGCGGCAGGAAGATCTTCGGCTGCTCCGAGTGCGAGAAGCTGTTCCGCTCGCCGCGGGACCTGGAGCGGCACGTGCTGGTGCACACGGGCGAGAAGCCGTTCCCGTGCCTGGAGTGCGGCAAGTTCTTCCGCCACGAGTGCTACCTCAAGCGCCACCGGCTGCTGCACGGCCCCGAGCGGCCCTTCCCCTGCCACGTGTGCGGCAAGGGCTTCATCACGCTCAGCAACCTCTCCAGGCACCTGAAGCTGCACCGGGGCATGGACTGA
- the FIZ1 gene encoding flt3-interacting zinc finger protein 1 isoform X3, with amino-acid sequence MDDAPLTAPPVPAPAPAPAPPAVAPRVPFHCSECGKSFRYRSDLRRHFARHTALKPHACPRCGKGFKHSFNLANHLRSHTGERPYRCSACPKGFRDSTGLLHHQVVHTGEKPYCCLVCELRFSSRSSLGRHLKRQHRGVLPSPLQPGPGLPALSAPCSVCCNVGPCSVCGGAGAGGGEGPEGAGAGPGSWGLAEAAAAAAASLPPFACGACARRFDQGRELAAHWAAHTDVKPFKCPRCERDFNAPALLERHKLTHDLQGPGAPPAQAWLSGAGTGPETAGEGGAAEAGEAQPAWDGRLLPGRAGGAVPELGALLPEGGGEAPAPAAAAEPSEDTLYQCDCGTFFASAAALAGHLEAHSRPATYGCGHCGALYAALAALEEHRRASHGEGGGAEAAAAPAPEREPASGEPASGSGRGRKIFGCSECEKLFRSPRDLERHVLVHTGEKPFPCLECGKFFRHECYLKRHRLLHGPERPFPCHVCGKGFITLSNLSRHLKLHRGMD; translated from the exons ATGGATGACGCCCCGCTGACAGCGCCCCCGGTCcctgccccggccccggccccggctccACCAGCTGTTGCCCCCCGCGTCCCGTTTCACTGCAGTGAGTGTGGCAAGAGCTTCCGCTACCGCTCGGACCTGCGGCGCCACTTCGCTCGGCACACTGCACTCAAACCCCACGCGTGTCCGCGCTGCGGCAAAGGCTTCAAGCACAGCTTCAACCTGGCCAAccacctgcgctcgcacacaggcgaGCGGCCCTACCGCTGCTCCGCCTGCCCCAAGGGCTTCCGAGACTCCACCGGCCTGCTGCACCACCAG gTCGTCCACACCGGCGAGAAGCCCTACTGCTGCCTAGTCTGCGAGCTCCGCTTCTCTTCGCGCTCCAGCCTGGGCCGCCACCTCAAGCGCCAGCACCGTGGGGTGCTCCCGTCCCCCCTGCAGCCCGGCCCGGGCCTGCCCGCCCTGAGCGCTCCCTGCTCGGTCTGCTGCAACGTGGGGCCCTGCTCGGTGTGCGGGGGCGCGGGGGCTGGCGGCGGAGAGGGCCCGGAGGGGGCGGGCGCGGGCCCGGGGAGCTGGGGGCTGGCGGAGGCGGCGGCCGCCGCGGCGGCCTCGCTGCCTCCGTTCGCGTGCGGAGCTTGCGCGCGGCGCTTCGACCAGGGCCGCGAGCTGGCAGCGCACTGGGCCGCGCACACCGACGTGAAGCCCTTCAAGTGTCCGCGCTGCGAGCGCGACTTCAACGCCCCCGCGCTGCTGGAGCGCCACAAGCTGACCCACGACCTGCAGGGGCCGGGCGCGCCCCCCGCGCAGGCCTGGCTCTCCGGGGCTGGCACCGGGCCCGAGACGGCCGGCGAGGGCGGCGCCGCGGAGGCGGGCGAGGCCCAGCCGGCCTGGGACGGCAGGCTGCTCCCGGGCCGCGCCGGGGGCGCCGTGCCCGAGCTGGGGGCGCTGCTCCCCGAGGGCGGCGGGGAGGCCCCTGCGCCCGCGGCCGCGGCCGAGCCGTCGGAAGACACCCTCTACCAGTGCGACTGCGGGACCTTCTTCGCGTCGGCGGCGGCGCTGGCCGGCCACCTGGAGGCGCACTCGCGGCCCGCGACCTACGGCTGCGGCCACTGCGGCGCCCTCTACGCGGCCCTGGCGGCCCTGGAGGAGCACCGGCGCGCCAGCCACGGCGAGGGCGGCGgcgcggaggcggcggcggcgcccgCCCCGGAGAGGGAGCCCGCGTCTGGGGAGCCTGCGTCCGGCTCGGGCCGCGGCAGGAAGATCTTCGGCTGCTCCGAGTGCGAGAAGCTGTTCCGCTCGCCGCGGGACCTGGAGCGGCACGTGCTGGTGCACACGGGCGAGAAGCCGTTCCCGTGCCTGGAGTGCGGCAAGTTCTTCCGCCACGAGTGCTACCTCAAGCGCCACCGGCTGCTGCACGGCCCCGAGCGGCCCTTCCCCTGCCACGTGTGCGGCAAGGGCTTCATCACGCTCAGCAACCTCTCCAGGCACCTGAAGCTGCACCGGGGCATGGACTGA